One stretch of Flavobacterium sp. 9 DNA includes these proteins:
- the mtgA gene encoding monofunctional biosynthetic peptidoglycan transglycosylase — protein MAVIKKITPKKATTASKSKPASKKTNRSFGEKVKWFFIKACLWFFGVSIASVVFFKYVPVPFTPLMIIRAIENKMDGKEVYFDHDWEPIEKISMNLQKAVIASEDGTFLTHNGFDFKALQKAYKSNERGRRIRGGSTISQQTAKNVFLWQGKSYLRKGLEAYFTVLIEIIWGKERIMEVYLNSIEMGDGVYGAYAATEHWYRRDASSLTPMQAAGIAAILPNPRKFKATGSSSYINRRKERIVREMRAVGKINYNAK, from the coding sequence ATGGCAGTAATCAAAAAAATAACACCAAAAAAAGCAACAACAGCGAGTAAATCAAAACCGGCATCGAAGAAAACCAATCGTTCTTTTGGCGAAAAAGTAAAATGGTTTTTTATAAAAGCTTGTTTATGGTTTTTTGGAGTTTCGATCGCGTCCGTCGTATTTTTTAAATATGTTCCGGTGCCGTTTACGCCTTTAATGATCATTCGTGCTATCGAAAATAAAATGGATGGAAAGGAAGTTTATTTTGATCACGACTGGGAACCAATTGAAAAAATCTCAATGAATCTTCAGAAAGCAGTGATTGCAAGTGAAGACGGAACTTTCTTAACTCACAACGGATTCGATTTTAAAGCATTACAAAAAGCATATAAAAGCAACGAACGCGGGCGCCGAATTCGTGGTGGAAGTACAATCTCGCAACAAACTGCCAAGAATGTTTTTTTATGGCAAGGGAAAAGTTATTTACGAAAAGGATTAGAAGCTTATTTTACCGTTTTGATCGAAATTATCTGGGGCAAAGAACGCATCATGGAAGTTTACCTGAATAGTATCGAAATGGGCGATGGAGTTTATGGCGCATATGCAGCAACAGAACATTGGTATCGTAGAGACGCTTCGAGCTTAACGCCAATGCAAGCTGCCGGAATTGCAGCAATCTTACCAAATCCAAGAAAGTTTAAAGCAACAGGATCTTCAAGTTATATCAACAGACGCAAAGAAAGAATCGTTCGTGAAATGCGTGCTGTTGGAAAAATAAATTATAATGCGAAATAA
- a CDS encoding FAD-binding oxidoreductase: MELSYWELKNWFTNVDFTIVGSGIVGLHAALRLRERFLTAKILVLEKGMLPQGASTKNAGFACFGSLSEIMDDLKTHSEEDVINLIEKRWKGLQLLRKRLGDSAIDFKPHGGYELFLKEDELGFSECISKIPFINEILKPLFKADVFTKETDRFGFGDIQDYLVFNPFEAQIDTGNMMQELLRQAVSDNILILNQQTVTAYSDLGNQVEIVLNDFSFKSKKMLFATNGFANTLTKGAVQPARAQVLITEPIPGLDIKGTFHLDRGYYYFRNINDRILLGGGRNLDFETENTTEFGQTKIVQNKLEDLLKNVILQYQDFQIAHRWSGIMGVGNSKSPVVTQLSENVFCGVRLGGMGVAIGSLVGTELADLI; encoded by the coding sequence ATGGAATTAAGTTATTGGGAACTTAAAAACTGGTTTACGAATGTTGACTTTACAATCGTTGGCAGCGGCATTGTAGGACTACATGCTGCATTACGCTTACGCGAAAGATTCCTAACTGCAAAAATTTTAGTGTTAGAAAAAGGAATGTTACCGCAAGGCGCAAGCACCAAAAATGCTGGTTTTGCCTGTTTTGGAAGCCTTTCTGAAATTATGGATGATTTAAAAACACATTCAGAAGAAGATGTTATCAATCTTATCGAGAAACGTTGGAAAGGTTTGCAATTACTCCGAAAAAGATTAGGAGATTCTGCAATTGATTTTAAACCTCACGGCGGATATGAATTGTTTTTGAAAGAAGACGAACTTGGTTTTAGCGAATGCATTTCGAAAATTCCTTTTATAAACGAAATTCTAAAACCACTTTTCAAAGCCGATGTTTTTACCAAAGAAACAGATAGATTCGGGTTTGGAGATATTCAGGATTACTTAGTTTTTAATCCGTTTGAAGCCCAGATTGATACCGGAAATATGATGCAGGAATTGTTGCGACAAGCAGTTTCGGATAATATCTTAATTCTCAATCAACAAACAGTTACGGCATATTCAGATTTAGGCAATCAGGTCGAAATTGTTTTGAATGATTTTAGCTTTAAATCAAAAAAAATGCTTTTTGCTACAAATGGTTTTGCCAATACTTTGACAAAAGGCGCTGTTCAACCTGCAAGAGCACAAGTTTTAATTACAGAACCAATTCCGGGTTTAGATATAAAAGGAACATTTCATTTAGACAGAGGTTATTATTATTTTAGAAATATAAACGACAGAATCTTACTTGGAGGCGGACGAAATCTGGATTTTGAAACTGAAAACACAACCGAATTTGGACAGACGAAAATTGTGCAAAATAAATTGGAGGATTTACTTAAAAATGTAATTTTACAATATCAGGACTTTCAGATTGCACACCGTTGGAGTGGAATAATGGGAGTTGGAAATAGCAAAAGTCCAGTTGTTACACAACTGTCTGAAAACGTGTTTTGTGGAGTGCGTTTAGGCGGAATGGGAGTAGCAATTGGCAGTTTAGTAGGAACAGAATTAGCAGATTTAATATAA